One part of the Deltaproteobacteria bacterium genome encodes these proteins:
- a CDS encoding NAD(P)-dependent oxidoreductase: MAILVTGGTGFLGRHLVRHMLAAGEKDLIVLDAALNRAALADVSSQIKLIPGDVLEPTALIDTMQKYKVEGIIHLAYQLGTGGIRNPLPSINVNCIGTTNIFEAARLTGIKRVVYMSSVAVFPMRRTLTEPELGEDDPPAPDSVYGACKLFNEHIANYYASAYGLDPIGIRPTSVFGEGRGHRRGADADHFMVLPELALLGQPVTMPPDDQVSDWMYCRDAAEVFLRAYRAKNLKHRIFNMSGAPRPTGEITAYLREILPQANISVSEKPFAMTSLVKTDRLREELDFTPKYTVEDGILAYLSDVRKREGMPLEPR, translated from the coding sequence ATGGCTATTCTTGTTACCGGCGGCACGGGGTTTCTCGGGCGGCATCTAGTGCGGCATATGCTCGCGGCGGGAGAAAAAGACTTGATTGTTCTCGATGCCGCGCTCAACAGAGCAGCGCTCGCTGATGTCTCTTCACAAATCAAACTTATCCCTGGAGACGTGCTCGAACCGACTGCCCTGATCGACACCATGCAGAAATACAAAGTCGAAGGGATCATTCATCTGGCCTATCAGCTTGGGACCGGCGGCATCCGCAATCCGCTGCCGTCGATCAACGTCAATTGCATCGGTACGACGAACATCTTCGAGGCAGCACGCCTGACCGGTATCAAGCGGGTGGTCTATATGAGTTCCGTCGCAGTGTTTCCCATGCGCAGGACGCTCACAGAGCCGGAACTCGGCGAAGACGATCCTCCGGCGCCCGACTCGGTCTACGGCGCGTGCAAACTGTTCAACGAACACATCGCGAATTACTATGCCAGCGCGTACGGGCTGGACCCGATCGGCATCCGACCCACTTCAGTCTTTGGGGAAGGGCGTGGACATCGGCGCGGCGCGGACGCCGATCATTTCATGGTGCTGCCGGAATTGGCGCTGCTCGGGCAGCCGGTGACAATGCCGCCTGACGACCAAGTATCGGATTGGATGTATTGCCGTGACGCTGCCGAGGTATTCCTCCGTGCGTATCGCGCCAAGAACCTGAAGCACCGCATTTTCAACATGAGCGGCGCGCCGCGTCCGACCGGCGAAATCACCGCTTATCTGCGCGAGATTCTGCCGCAAGCCAACATCTCGGTTAGCGAGAAGCCGTTCGCGATGACCTCGCTGGTCAAAACCGACCGCTTGCGGGAAGAGTTAGACTTCACGCCGAAATATACCGTGGAAGACGGCATTCTGGCGTACCTGAGCGATGTGCGCAAACGTGAGGGCATGCCGTTGGAGCCGAGGTAG
- a CDS encoding CoA transferase — translation MTLPLAGIRVLDWTIWQQGPVATMMLGDLGAEVIKIEERVGGDPGRGVMSIAGVGTGSDKRNYYFEANNRHKKSLALDLKQPEGKEIIHKLVQQSDVFVQNFRKGVAGKLGLDYRTLSAINPKLIYASATGYGPNGPDSGEPSFDYMGLARSGIMTAVGEPDMVPQNITGGIADQMGAIMLAHGVVVALLARERLGIGQEVNTSHLGSMMALQGLNVACRLTLGKEFKRFYRTEAANPLWNHYRCQDDKWICFAMPQADRYWPDFCKAVGIAELEKEERFATMRARGKNCRELIGILDGIFASKPRDEWMKTLKAGGDFIYTIVNSINDLPNDPQVLENNYVVDYEHPGWGPTKLVGHPVIYSQTPADPKAPAPEFGEHTEQILIDTLGYSWEQIAELKEKAVI, via the coding sequence ATGACACTGCCGCTTGCAGGTATTCGCGTGCTGGATTGGACAATTTGGCAACAAGGACCGGTCGCTACCATGATGCTTGGTGACCTCGGCGCAGAGGTCATCAAAATCGAGGAACGAGTCGGCGGCGACCCGGGCCGCGGCGTGATGAGCATTGCTGGCGTGGGGACCGGTAGCGATAAACGCAACTACTACTTCGAGGCCAATAATCGCCATAAGAAGAGCCTCGCCCTCGATCTGAAACAACCTGAAGGAAAAGAGATTATCCATAAACTCGTGCAGCAATCCGACGTCTTCGTACAGAACTTTCGCAAGGGCGTCGCCGGGAAGCTGGGCTTGGACTATCGGACGCTCTCGGCGATCAATCCCAAACTGATTTACGCCAGCGCCACCGGCTACGGTCCCAACGGTCCAGATTCCGGCGAGCCGTCGTTCGACTACATGGGGCTGGCGCGTTCGGGTATCATGACCGCCGTGGGCGAGCCGGATATGGTCCCGCAGAACATCACTGGTGGGATTGCCGACCAGATGGGTGCCATTATGCTTGCGCACGGCGTGGTGGTTGCGCTGCTGGCGCGCGAGCGCCTCGGCATCGGCCAGGAAGTGAATACTTCGCACCTCGGCAGCATGATGGCGTTGCAGGGGTTGAACGTCGCATGTCGATTGACACTAGGGAAGGAGTTCAAACGCTTCTACCGCACGGAAGCTGCCAACCCGCTGTGGAACCACTACCGCTGTCAGGATGACAAATGGATCTGCTTCGCCATGCCGCAGGCGGATCGCTACTGGCCGGATTTCTGTAAAGCCGTCGGTATTGCGGAACTGGAGAAGGAAGAACGGTTCGCTACCATGCGCGCGCGTGGGAAGAATTGCCGTGAACTCATCGGCATTCTTGACGGGATTTTCGCCTCCAAGCCGCGCGACGAGTGGATGAAAACGCTCAAGGCTGGCGGCGATTTCATTTACACTATCGTCAACAGCATCAACGATCTGCCGAACGATCCGCAGGTGCTCGAGAACAACTACGTGGTGGACTACGAGCATCCTGGGTGGGGTCCGACCAAGCTGGTCGGCCATCCGGTCATCTACAGCCAAACCCCGGCAGACCCGAAAGCCCCGGCGCCGGAATTCGGTGAGCACACCGAGCAAATCCTCATCGATACACTTGGGTATTCGTGGGAACAAATTGCCGAGCTGAAGGAAAAGGCAGTAATCTAG
- a CDS encoding DUF2283 domain-containing protein, translated as MAKTAVASRARQLDLNYDPEGDVLYVNFGVPQASDDSDITDEGIVLHLKDEKLVGLTILNAKERLYDVGFLDVCQTKKQRKNSRRAF; from the coding sequence ATGGCAAAAACAGCAGTAGCCTCTCGGGCACGGCAACTCGATCTCAACTACGATCCTGAAGGAGATGTCCTCTACGTGAACTTCGGTGTCCCTCAAGCCTCGGACGACTCGGACATCACCGACGAAGGTATTGTTCTCCACCTAAAGGACGAAAAGCTCGTTGGGCTCACTATTCTCAACGCGAAAGAGCGACTTTACGATGTTGGTTTTCTCGATGTTTGCCAAACGAAGAAGCAGAGAAAAAACAGCCGTAGAGCTTTTTAA
- a CDS encoding MFS transporter gives MSWHPRYTILLLLFLLSLVNYIDRVNISITAPVMMPELGWDTAWFGVVFSAFVFGYAAFMIPSGLLADTRSPKMLLAVACFGWSFFTLLTPLGQHAFLLMLGLRFLVGACEATSLPAATVINSRWVPKNEMGLAQMISLSGIYAGQLIAYPISTWIIAQFSWRGVFYFNAIVGFLWIGAWLLYGADAPKSAAIATETKTAKPQVPLGALLATPAVLALAAAYFFWAYGLTMVVAWLPTYLVKARGYTIQQMGVVGMLPVAGGLIGVLGGGVLSDYLTKRGVRAAIARKGIPATSIAISAPFLALAATIESPFAAVVAFAVFQLLTTLGLVAFWSIPVEMNARLAGSISSIMNFGGNFGGFFSPMVAGFLVERTGGNWSFPFYTAAAGCLIGAIILGLMVPVRAIQVSAEATLEEDTQLGRSLGH, from the coding sequence ATGAGCTGGCATCCTCGCTATACTATTCTGTTGCTCCTGTTCCTGCTTTCGTTGGTGAATTATATCGACCGGGTGAACATTTCGATCACCGCGCCGGTGATGATGCCAGAGCTGGGGTGGGACACGGCATGGTTCGGCGTCGTATTTTCCGCCTTCGTCTTCGGCTATGCCGCGTTCATGATCCCAAGCGGCCTGCTGGCCGATACCCGTAGTCCGAAGATGTTGCTTGCCGTGGCGTGTTTCGGCTGGTCGTTTTTCACCCTGCTCACGCCGCTGGGCCAGCATGCCTTCTTGCTCATGCTCGGGCTGCGGTTTCTCGTGGGCGCGTGCGAAGCCACCAGTCTGCCTGCGGCAACGGTGATCAATTCACGTTGGGTGCCGAAAAATGAAATGGGACTAGCGCAGATGATCAGCCTGTCCGGCATTTACGCCGGACAGCTCATCGCCTACCCCATTTCCACGTGGATCATTGCGCAGTTCTCCTGGCGAGGGGTGTTCTACTTCAACGCCATTGTCGGCTTTCTCTGGATCGGCGCCTGGCTCCTCTATGGAGCGGATGCCCCGAAGAGCGCAGCGATCGCCACTGAGACAAAAACCGCAAAGCCGCAGGTGCCGCTCGGTGCATTGCTCGCTACTCCAGCAGTCCTTGCCTTGGCGGCGGCGTACTTCTTCTGGGCCTATGGCCTTACCATGGTGGTGGCGTGGCTGCCAACCTATCTGGTGAAGGCGCGCGGCTACACTATCCAACAAATGGGCGTCGTCGGCATGTTGCCGGTCGCGGGCGGATTGATCGGCGTGCTCGGCGGTGGCGTGCTCTCCGATTATCTCACCAAGCGCGGCGTCAGAGCTGCCATCGCGCGCAAAGGCATTCCCGCTACCTCTATTGCGATCTCCGCCCCGTTTCTGGCTCTGGCGGCGACCATCGAGTCGCCGTTCGCGGCGGTGGTTGCTTTTGCGGTGTTTCAATTACTCACGACGCTAGGGCTCGTGGCTTTTTGGAGCATTCCCGTAGAAATGAACGCCCGTCTAGCCGGCTCCATTTCTAGCATCATGAATTTTGGCGGCAACTTCGGCGGGTTCTTTAGTCCTATGGTCGCCGGCTTCCTGGTCGAACGCACGGGAGGGAACTGGTCCTTTCCCTTTTACACGGCCGCAGCGGGCTGTCTGATAGGGGCGATTATTCTCGGATTGATGGTGCCGGTGCGCGCCATTCAGGTCTCTGCAGAAGCGACGCTCGAAGAGGACACGCAACTTGGCCGTTCATTAGGCCACTAA
- the aqpZ gene encoding aquaporin Z, whose amino-acid sequence MPMKNRLVAEFIGTFWLVLGGCGSAVLAAAFPGVGIGLLGVSFAFGLTVLTMAYAIGHISGCHLNPAVSVGLAVGGRFKSSELAPYIVAQVLGAIVAAGVLYFIASGQAGFDLAGGLASNGYADHSPGKYAAASGFVTEVVMTFMFLLIILGATDKRAPAGFAPIAIGLGLTLIHLISIPVTNTSVNPARSTGPALFVGGWAIAQLWMFWVAPMIGATLAGVVYRWVGDEENN is encoded by the coding sequence ATGCCGATGAAGAATCGTCTTGTTGCGGAGTTTATCGGGACCTTTTGGCTGGTGCTGGGCGGCTGTGGTAGCGCCGTGCTGGCAGCTGCGTTCCCCGGAGTGGGCATCGGGCTCTTGGGAGTGTCGTTTGCCTTCGGGTTGACGGTGCTTACGATGGCCTATGCCATTGGTCACATTTCGGGCTGCCACCTCAATCCTGCCGTGTCGGTAGGGTTAGCAGTGGGTGGCCGTTTCAAGTCCTCGGAGCTGGCTCCCTATATCGTGGCGCAAGTGCTGGGCGCGATTGTGGCGGCAGGAGTGCTCTACTTCATTGCCAGCGGACAAGCCGGGTTCGATCTTGCCGGCGGTCTCGCCTCCAACGGCTATGCGGATCATTCGCCCGGGAAGTATGCCGCAGCCTCCGGCTTCGTCACTGAGGTGGTTATGACATTCATGTTCCTCCTCATCATCCTCGGAGCGACGGATAAACGCGCCCCTGCCGGATTCGCGCCAATCGCCATCGGTCTCGGCCTCACGCTCATCCACTTGATCAGCATCCCTGTCACCAACACTTCAGTGAATCCGGCGCGCAGCACCGGCCCTGCCCTGTTCGTCGGCGGTTGGGCCATCGCTCAGCTCTGGATGTTCTGGGTGGCGCCGATGATCGGCGCGACGCTGGCTGGTGTCGTCTATCGATGGGTGGGAGACGAAGAAAACAACTGA
- a CDS encoding PIN domain-containing protein — MSAPETKAESCFIDTNIWLYAFTVGNDPKKTARAKALIEAQSAVFVSTQVINEACVNLIKKAHFSEQQVQQLIESFYAKYVVVELSKPLLLKASVLREQHALSFWDSIIVASALFTNVTVLYSEDMQDGLVVESRLRVVNPFKESRQTAAPPK; from the coding sequence ATGAGCGCACCTGAGACAAAGGCGGAGAGCTGCTTTATTGACACGAATATCTGGCTCTATGCGTTCACCGTCGGCAATGATCCCAAGAAAACCGCTCGTGCGAAGGCGCTGATTGAAGCCCAAAGCGCAGTGTTCGTGAGTACGCAAGTAATCAACGAGGCATGTGTCAATCTGATCAAAAAAGCGCACTTCTCGGAGCAACAAGTCCAACAACTGATCGAATCCTTTTACGCCAAGTATGTTGTGGTCGAGTTAAGCAAACCGCTTTTGCTGAAGGCGTCAGTCTTGCGAGAGCAACATGCCCTTTCCTTTTGGGACAGCATCATCGTAGCAAGTGCCTTATTTACCAACGTTACAGTGCTCTACTCGGAAGATATGCAGGATGGGTTAGTCGTTGAGAGTCGCCTGCGCGTGGTGAACCCTTTCAAAGAGTCGAGACAGACCGCCGCTCCGCCAAAATAG
- a CDS encoding DUF2283 domain-containing protein encodes MKPKGSVKYYPENDVLYVLIRAGEEAKSVEIEPGVTAELNKSGKLIGIEILDASKYLRKLVQQRLEPQLRQRMAS; translated from the coding sequence ATGAAACCGAAGGGATCAGTGAAATATTACCCTGAGAACGATGTGTTGTACGTGTTGATCCGGGCTGGGGAGGAAGCCAAATCGGTGGAGATCGAGCCTGGTGTTACAGCCGAACTGAACAAGAGCGGCAAGCTTATCGGTATCGAAATCTTAGATGCATCCAAGTATTTGCGAAAACTGGTTCAGCAACGATTGGAGCCACAACTGAGACAGAGAATGGCCTCGTGA
- a CDS encoding LLM class flavin-dependent oxidoreductase has translation MEFGVSFQSHIQNSWKHAMLAEQMGLSHAWFVDTQMLASDVYACMALAAEHTQTIKLGTAVAIAGTRIAPVIAHSIATVNQLAPGRVILGLGTGHTAWRAMGMPPVRLETFRHTIEVCRGLLRGDAVEYSERGRRNRIHFFDTEHGYINVRDPVPIYVAASHPKAMAVAGDLGDGLITISILDPATLRRTLASVAPGKAWGANRPVVTIGISCVLRPGEALDSPRVLARVGPRIAVALHYAYEVYKHGKQPPAYMQEFLTPEYCAYLDRRWEEIHTTHSRFLHPGEEAFITPKAIQSMSVTGSREEIIARLRQLEAAGLTQFAISPPWGYVEESIVEFAREIVAYY, from the coding sequence ATGGAGTTTGGCGTCAGTTTTCAATCGCACATCCAAAATAGCTGGAAGCACGCGATGCTGGCCGAACAGATGGGCTTGAGCCATGCGTGGTTCGTCGACACGCAGATGCTCGCGTCGGATGTGTATGCGTGCATGGCATTGGCGGCTGAGCACACGCAGACGATCAAGCTGGGCACGGCGGTTGCAATCGCGGGGACACGGATTGCGCCGGTCATCGCCCATTCGATCGCCACCGTGAACCAGCTCGCGCCGGGGCGCGTGATTCTCGGCCTGGGTACGGGTCACACGGCCTGGCGAGCCATGGGGATGCCGCCGGTGCGGCTGGAAACGTTTCGGCACACCATCGAAGTCTGTCGTGGACTCCTGCGCGGTGACGCGGTCGAGTATAGCGAGCGTGGACGACGGAATCGCATCCATTTCTTCGATACCGAACACGGCTACATCAACGTCCGCGACCCGGTGCCGATCTACGTCGCCGCCTCTCATCCCAAAGCGATGGCCGTAGCTGGCGATCTCGGCGATGGGCTTATTACAATCAGCATTCTTGATCCCGCAACTTTACGCAGGACGCTTGCCTCCGTTGCCCCGGGGAAGGCGTGGGGTGCGAACCGTCCAGTCGTGACAATTGGCATCTCCTGCGTGCTGCGTCCCGGTGAAGCCCTCGACAGCCCGCGGGTGCTGGCGCGAGTCGGGCCGCGCATCGCCGTCGCGCTCCACTACGCCTACGAAGTCTACAAACACGGCAAACAGCCACCAGCCTACATGCAGGAGTTCCTCACGCCGGAGTACTGCGCCTATCTGGACCGACGTTGGGAGGAGATTCACACAACACACTCCCGGTTTTTGCATCCAGGCGAGGAAGCGTTCATTACGCCGAAGGCCATTCAATCGATGAGTGTAACCGGCTCGCGAGAGGAAATTATTGCCCGTCTACGGCAACTGGAAGCGGCAGGGTTGACGCAGTTCGCAATCTCACCGCCGTGGGGATATGTGGAAGAAAGCATCGTCGAGTTCGCGCGCGAGATCGTGGCGTATTATTGA
- a CDS encoding carboxymuconolactone decarboxylase family protein: MAESERWQTGAAKMKELFGSEPRPGMMHEDFLKITVENLFADVWGRPGLETRERSLITVAALTVLARERELKVHLRGALNVGITREKINEIMIHLAHYGGWPVGVNGLRIAKELFDEIDAKAKS; encoded by the coding sequence ATGGCAGAATCGGAACGCTGGCAAACTGGCGCGGCAAAAATGAAGGAACTGTTCGGTTCGGAACCCCGACCGGGCATGATGCACGAAGACTTTCTCAAGATCACCGTCGAGAATCTGTTCGCCGATGTATGGGGGCGACCTGGCTTAGAGACCCGCGAGCGGTCGCTTATCACGGTAGCAGCGCTCACCGTACTCGCTCGCGAGCGGGAGCTGAAAGTCCACCTGCGTGGCGCCCTGAATGTCGGCATCACCCGCGAGAAGATCAACGAGATCATGATCCACCTCGCGCATTACGGCGGCTGGCCGGTGGGCGTGAATGGACTGCGTATCGCCAAGGAACTGTTCGACGAGATCGACGCCAAGGCAAAATCGTAG